A stretch of the Paenibacillus dendritiformis genome encodes the following:
- a CDS encoding RAxF-45 family protein — protein sequence MNRSVSTMRISQLPMALFGITHDEVVNGISVSIFANTNVTNWREDSPALT from the coding sequence ATGAACCGCAGTGTTTCAACGATGCGCATTAGCCAATTGCCTATGGCATTATTTGGCATTACCCATGATGAAGTGGTCAACGGGATAAGTGTGTCCATTTTTGCGAATACGAATGTGACGAATTGGCGTGAAGACTCTCCTGCCTTGACCTGA
- the abc-f gene encoding ribosomal protection-like ABC-F family protein, with translation MVIQLWHVKKYYGAELVLSDVSFEIGEAEKVGLIGRNGTGKTTILRLLDRASAPDEGELFIRKGATVGLLAQVPSAGDGATVYDVLAEGYEQVRRWECEMKEMEAKMADPSVCTDERAMQLLLNQYGQLMETFEQAGGYEMEASIRRVAAGMGIAAGQFERPFASLSGGEKTKVGLAALLLKRPDILLLDEPTNHLDMGAIEWLESFLGSYPGVVVVVSHDRYFLDRVVGKIIEIEDGEAFVYHTNYSGYQKEKEERLLQQFADYQEQQKKIKKMQETIKQLIEWGNRANPPNPGFHRRAASMQKALDRMVKIKRPILERRAMDLTLTQEDRSGKQVIMLDRVSKSFGERKLLRTANALLLYGERVALMGGNGAGKSTLMKMIIGEIPYDGGEVRLGSRVDIGYLAQEEAPPADDSTVLRYFCDALAMEEGEARGELARFLFYGSDVFKRVSQLSGGEWSRLRLALLMYRKPNLLLLDEPTNHLDIDSREALEEALDSFPGTLLVISHDRYFMNRVVQKLWLLEQAELTVHLGNYEECREKLQALLQRSAAQAIPAEPAQPQVNPVQAEPKAGSKPPKPARQWEEEIAAAEERLRLLEEEMARLSASPAEEAEWPKLLNEQSRLRQEMDELYREWMEAEESLD, from the coding sequence ATGGTTATACAATTGTGGCATGTGAAGAAATATTATGGGGCCGAGCTGGTGCTCTCTGATGTGTCTTTTGAGATTGGGGAGGCGGAGAAGGTCGGCCTGATCGGACGGAACGGCACGGGCAAGACGACGATACTGCGGCTGCTGGACAGAGCATCGGCTCCTGACGAGGGAGAACTGTTCATCCGCAAAGGCGCGACGGTCGGCCTGCTCGCCCAGGTGCCGTCGGCCGGAGACGGAGCGACCGTCTATGATGTGCTGGCCGAAGGCTATGAACAGGTGCGGCGCTGGGAATGCGAGATGAAGGAGATGGAGGCGAAGATGGCCGATCCTTCCGTCTGCACGGACGAACGGGCCATGCAGCTCCTGCTGAACCAGTACGGACAGCTTATGGAGACGTTCGAGCAAGCGGGGGGCTATGAGATGGAGGCTTCGATTCGGCGGGTAGCCGCAGGCATGGGCATTGCTGCCGGGCAGTTCGAGCGGCCGTTCGCCTCGCTGTCTGGCGGGGAGAAGACGAAGGTCGGCCTCGCGGCTCTGCTGCTGAAGCGGCCGGATATCCTGCTGCTCGACGAGCCGACGAACCATCTCGATATGGGGGCGATCGAATGGCTGGAGTCGTTCCTCGGTTCCTATCCCGGCGTCGTGGTCGTCGTGTCCCATGACCGGTATTTCCTCGATCGGGTCGTCGGCAAAATCATCGAGATCGAAGACGGCGAAGCCTTTGTCTATCATACGAATTATTCCGGTTACCAGAAGGAAAAAGAGGAGCGTCTGCTGCAGCAATTCGCCGATTATCAGGAGCAGCAGAAAAAGATCAAGAAGATGCAGGAGACGATCAAGCAGCTTATCGAATGGGGCAATCGCGCCAATCCGCCGAATCCCGGCTTCCACCGCCGGGCGGCCTCGATGCAGAAGGCGCTGGACCGCATGGTCAAGATTAAGCGCCCGATTCTGGAACGGCGCGCGATGGACCTGACGCTGACGCAGGAGGACCGCTCCGGCAAGCAGGTGATCATGCTGGATCGCGTCTCCAAATCGTTCGGCGAGCGGAAGCTGCTGCGCACGGCAAACGCGCTGCTGCTGTATGGCGAGCGCGTCGCCTTGATGGGCGGCAACGGCGCGGGCAAAAGCACGCTGATGAAGATGATTATCGGCGAGATTCCTTACGACGGGGGCGAGGTCCGGCTTGGATCCCGCGTGGACATCGGCTATCTGGCCCAGGAGGAAGCCCCGCCGGCCGACGATTCCACCGTGCTGCGCTATTTTTGCGATGCCTTGGCGATGGAAGAAGGGGAAGCGAGGGGCGAGCTGGCCCGCTTCCTGTTCTACGGCTCCGACGTGTTCAAGCGGGTGTCCCAGTTGTCCGGCGGCGAATGGAGCCGGCTGCGCCTGGCGCTGCTGATGTACCGGAAGCCGAACCTGCTGCTCCTCGACGAGCCGACCAACCACTTGGATATCGACTCGCGGGAGGCGCTGGAGGAAGCCCTGGATTCGTTCCCCGGCACGCTGCTTGTCATCTCGCATGACCGCTACTTCATGAATCGCGTCGTGCAGAAGCTGTGGCTGCTGGAGCAGGCGGAGCTGACCGTTCATCTCGGCAACTACGAGGAATGCCGGGAGAAGCTGCAGGCGCTGCTGCAGCGCTCCGCTGCGCAGGCGATCCCGGCAGAGCCGGCGCAGCCGCAGGTTAATCCTGTGCAGGCGGAACCGAAGGCAGGCTCCAAGCCTCCCAAGCCGGCGAGACAATGGGAGGAAGAGATTGCGGCAGCAGAGGAACGGCTGCGACTGCTGGAGGAGGAGATGGCCCGGCTGTCCGCGAGCCCGGCCGAGGAGGCGGAATGGCCCAAGCTGCTGAATGAGCAGTCCCGGCTGCGGCAGGAGATGGATGAGCTGTACCGCGAGTGGATGGAAGCGGAAGAATCGTTAGACTAA
- a CDS encoding helix-turn-helix domain-containing protein, which translates to MDTKPHREPDIRGMLYAAAGEQKFRITRHLPAPDLQHFIKHYWMIAWDLRGQPPYVQEVLQHPGVNLVFERDNTAVYGIVSGRSQRVLEGQGQVAGVLFQPGGFYPLYREPMSRLAGRTLPFRDVFGIGSGPMEQALFALADGEARSRIIDGFLRERLPEADDNVKLVNRIVETVVDSRDITRVQELADRFSLHTRSLQRLFLHYVGVSPKWVIQRSRIHEAAGMAAAGAVPDWAALAADLGYHDQAHFIKDFKAFVGVSPEEYARKLRHPGQL; encoded by the coding sequence ATGGATACGAAGCCCCACCGCGAGCCGGACATCAGAGGCATGCTATATGCCGCAGCCGGCGAACAGAAGTTTCGCATTACCCGCCATCTGCCAGCGCCTGATCTTCAACATTTCATCAAGCACTATTGGATGATTGCCTGGGATTTGCGTGGACAGCCGCCCTATGTGCAGGAGGTGCTTCAGCATCCAGGGGTAAATCTGGTGTTCGAGCGGGACAACACGGCTGTGTACGGCATTGTGAGCGGAAGATCCCAGCGGGTGCTGGAAGGACAGGGACAGGTAGCCGGCGTGCTCTTTCAGCCAGGAGGCTTCTACCCCCTATACCGCGAGCCAATGTCCCGCCTCGCCGGACGAACCCTGCCCTTCCGCGACGTGTTCGGGATCGGCAGCGGCCCGATGGAGCAAGCGTTGTTCGCGCTAGCGGACGGGGAGGCGAGGAGCCGAATCATTGACGGGTTCCTGCGCGAGCGGCTGCCGGAAGCGGATGACAACGTGAAGCTCGTCAACCGGATCGTGGAGACGGTCGTGGACAGCCGGGACATTACCCGCGTCCAGGAGCTGGCGGACCGCTTCTCGCTTCATACGCGCTCGCTGCAGCGCTTGTTCCTGCACTATGTCGGCGTCTCGCCGAAATGGGTCATCCAGCGCAGCCGCATTCATGAAGCAGCGGGGATGGCAGCCGCCGGCGCCGTGCCGGATTGGGCTGCCCTGGCGGCGGATCTGGGCTATCACGATCAGGCCCATTTCATCAAGGACTTCAAGGCCTTCGTCGGCGTGTCGCCCGAGGAATACGCCAGGAAGCTCCGTCATCCGGGACAGCTATGA
- a CDS encoding amidohydrolase family protein, producing the protein MKIIDAHMHLSHIQEFKSTAAEKSFVDYSLDGILKEYRDNDVVLGIGMGLTETKPGGFPDEEASTPMGLDLAETLPPQLVYCLGVNPYRLGMQELEALERDLQKPEAVGLKIYLGYYPFYAYDSVYQPVYELAAAYRVPVVFHTGDTYSERGLLKYSHPLTIDEVAVTHRNVNFMMAHFGDPWVLDGAEVVYKNRNVFADLSGLMVGDTANCDRLKDSPLFFAHLRHAVTYCDHYEKLLFGTDWPLAPVEAYIRFVRELIPAEHHEAVFYRTALHVFPKIMPFLEQGGHAPR; encoded by the coding sequence ATGAAGATCATTGACGCCCATATGCATCTGTCCCATATCCAGGAATTCAAATCGACCGCCGCGGAGAAATCATTCGTTGATTATAGCCTCGACGGGATTCTGAAGGAATACCGCGACAACGATGTCGTGCTCGGCATTGGCATGGGACTGACCGAGACGAAGCCGGGAGGCTTCCCGGATGAGGAAGCCTCGACTCCGATGGGGCTCGACCTGGCGGAGACGCTGCCGCCCCAGCTCGTCTATTGCCTGGGCGTGAATCCTTATCGCCTTGGCATGCAGGAGCTCGAAGCGCTGGAGCGCGATCTGCAAAAGCCGGAAGCCGTCGGCCTCAAAATTTATCTGGGGTACTACCCCTTCTATGCCTACGACAGCGTCTACCAGCCGGTCTATGAATTGGCCGCCGCCTATCGCGTCCCGGTCGTGTTCCATACGGGCGATACGTACTCGGAGCGCGGGCTCCTCAAGTATTCGCATCCGTTAACGATCGACGAGGTAGCGGTCACGCACCGGAACGTCAACTTCATGATGGCGCACTTCGGCGATCCGTGGGTGCTGGACGGAGCGGAAGTCGTCTACAAGAACCGGAACGTCTTCGCCGATCTGTCCGGCCTCATGGTCGGCGACACCGCCAATTGCGACCGTCTCAAGGACTCGCCGCTGTTCTTCGCCCATCTGCGCCATGCCGTAACCTATTGCGATCATTACGAGAAGCTGCTGTTCGGCACCGACTGGCCGCTCGCTCCCGTAGAGGCCTACATCCGGTTCGTCCGGGAGCTCATCCCGGCGGAGCATCACGAAGCGGTGTTCTACCGGACGGCGCTGCACGTATTTCCGAAGATTATGCCGTTCCTGGAACAAGGAGGCCATGCGCCGCGCTAG
- a CDS encoding DinB family protein, with protein MQQKEALLEAWLKQRAILEKLLLAIPDHHTSFAPWDGAMTVSELAQHIGASADMFIRLAKTGEGQIGMPPTVGCASMKEVRRIVQEWTASTTGIFHALTGEDLETVYHSPFPNLDGPRSKLVRLVIDHEIHHKGQLFVYARMLGVQELPFPL; from the coding sequence ATGCAGCAGAAGGAAGCATTGCTGGAGGCGTGGCTGAAGCAGCGGGCAATCCTGGAAAAGCTGTTGCTGGCCATTCCGGATCATCACACCAGCTTCGCTCCGTGGGACGGGGCGATGACGGTAAGCGAACTCGCTCAGCATATCGGCGCTTCCGCCGATATGTTCATCAGGCTGGCCAAGACGGGAGAGGGACAGATCGGGATGCCGCCGACCGTCGGATGCGCATCGATGAAAGAAGTGCGCCGCATCGTGCAAGAGTGGACCGCGAGCACGACCGGGATATTCCATGCCTTGACCGGGGAAGATCTGGAGACGGTCTACCATTCGCCCTTCCCGAATCTGGACGGGCCGCGCAGCAAGCTCGTCCGGCTCGTGATCGATCACGAGATTCATCACAAAGGACAGCTCTTCGTATACGCCCGGATGCTTGGGGTGCAGGAACTGCCATTTCCGCTGTAA
- a CDS encoding GNAT family N-acetyltransferase, whose product MNPIAIVRYQPEYAAGVAEMWNRSQEGWGGGDTIRTAERVRTEEEGSDALEVYLAIEQDAVVGYCSLFEYREDTGALYIGLLNVRPDYHGRGIGKMLVREALDATVRLGWPRLDLYTWESNTKAVPLYKRCGFFWEDREDTTHLMNFMPSVLNTEALSAYFEDIDWYEDSTREIEVKPDGRKDNGFDYFAYTWEKNGASLRVEFERTGRGIRLIETDDYLISAQAEQAKPVFGRSYSIEYRIVNKSGRPLQLDLRGENDRNIQFEWEHQAEVEGEATIRASFFVGPVEEEQSVWRTCPRVTTRMRINGKEALFQLGVAPRFPAQLAWKTPRRGAYPAVDGTFYVDIENNFAEAAVFRFTLSDSPVLALGRHEFEISLEAKERTSIPVPYQVSQYGFYSQQIEAEARLADGSAIPFTRTIGAGFSGPGAAFAGETEKEWQVFHGPFSLRYNKEWNGLRLQCPGMGTYCDLGFPKLGKPFSTEFSKKKPVSIHPLREEGAVGLSLRYQSASFPSIFLTVNLLIYGEGTVAYWHEAENTGAHPVADLYVSQQAHFELQGAVLPYNGKYIALNDITGSDFGYWESSNITEPWIFIQRGSVPLGICWPKTHRVHIEGWCISLEASFGKLAPGERAVSKPLHLTMGGYTDWTRFRAFAMQEPDIRSDLRLTDPIELILNGNNPVLRSNPNMTIQDHRLVQSEGTISVQLRREPHAAALQLDIDDSGLTSCTLPAPQQSMDVVDVAVHLPTHDVKRSSVVLMPSDDPIRFERQEGQAGPAYSADNGVLRVAASPSFYPGLHSLQAGGEEWLSSGYPLHGPRSWWNPYIGGLMYDIGELSPLSILKERSSAEFVARRDCFGNEWQGLKLTLDIRRHDIYKGLKLHQYFLMLSRVPVLCAFSEIEQNTGLSLDHLDWNTSIFIQPGESLEGLRISVKDHDGSRRIFRPGKGELELPEARQLVFAADNREQQLHVLMDADERHPLIYANTEICQVEYERERRIPNGACVRTDPLFLLFSPDGIEFEAMASLQQIRFPDEKGSDANEDH is encoded by the coding sequence ATGAACCCGATTGCAATCGTCCGCTATCAGCCGGAGTATGCCGCTGGAGTAGCAGAGATGTGGAATCGCAGCCAAGAGGGCTGGGGCGGTGGAGATACGATACGTACGGCGGAACGGGTCCGGACGGAAGAAGAAGGATCGGACGCGCTGGAAGTTTACCTTGCGATCGAGCAGGATGCCGTGGTCGGCTACTGCAGCCTGTTCGAGTATCGCGAGGATACCGGAGCGCTCTACATCGGATTGCTGAACGTGAGACCGGATTATCACGGACGGGGCATCGGCAAGATGCTTGTCCGCGAAGCGCTGGATGCGACGGTGCGGCTAGGCTGGCCCCGCCTCGATCTGTATACATGGGAAAGCAACACGAAAGCCGTTCCGCTGTATAAGCGATGCGGTTTTTTCTGGGAAGATCGGGAGGATACGACCCACCTGATGAACTTCATGCCTTCCGTCTTGAATACGGAAGCGCTCTCCGCCTATTTCGAGGACATCGACTGGTACGAGGACTCGACTCGGGAGATCGAGGTTAAGCCCGATGGCCGCAAGGATAACGGGTTTGATTACTTCGCTTATACATGGGAAAAGAACGGCGCCTCGCTGCGCGTCGAATTCGAACGCACCGGAAGAGGCATTCGGCTCATCGAGACCGACGATTATCTCATTAGCGCCCAAGCGGAGCAGGCGAAGCCGGTCTTCGGCCGTTCTTATTCGATCGAGTACCGGATCGTGAACAAATCGGGCCGGCCGCTCCAACTTGATCTGCGGGGGGAGAATGACCGCAATATACAATTTGAGTGGGAGCATCAGGCGGAAGTGGAAGGCGAAGCGACGATCCGGGCGAGCTTCTTCGTCGGTCCCGTCGAAGAAGAGCAAAGCGTATGGCGGACATGCCCCCGCGTGACGACACGGATGCGCATTAACGGCAAGGAAGCCCTCTTCCAGCTCGGCGTCGCTCCCCGCTTCCCTGCCCAGCTCGCCTGGAAGACGCCAAGACGGGGCGCGTACCCGGCCGTAGATGGCACCTTCTATGTGGACATCGAGAACAACTTTGCGGAAGCGGCTGTATTTCGCTTCACCCTCTCCGACAGCCCGGTGCTGGCCTTGGGACGCCATGAATTCGAGATCTCCCTGGAGGCGAAGGAACGGACTTCCATCCCCGTCCCTTATCAGGTCTCCCAGTATGGCTTCTATTCGCAGCAGATCGAAGCCGAGGCCCGGCTGGCCGACGGAAGCGCCATCCCGTTCACAAGAACGATCGGGGCCGGCTTCAGCGGACCCGGCGCCGCCTTCGCCGGCGAGACAGAGAAGGAGTGGCAGGTGTTCCACGGACCTTTCTCGCTCAGGTACAACAAGGAATGGAACGGCCTCCGTCTTCAATGTCCCGGGATGGGAACCTATTGCGACTTAGGCTTCCCGAAGCTGGGCAAGCCGTTCTCCACGGAATTCTCGAAAAAGAAGCCGGTATCCATACATCCGCTTCGGGAGGAAGGCGCCGTCGGACTGTCGCTGCGTTATCAATCGGCATCGTTCCCGTCGATCTTCTTGACCGTGAACCTCCTTATCTATGGAGAAGGAACCGTAGCCTATTGGCATGAAGCCGAGAATACCGGCGCCCATCCTGTCGCCGATCTGTATGTGAGCCAACAGGCCCACTTCGAACTGCAAGGCGCCGTCCTCCCTTACAACGGCAAATATATCGCGCTGAACGATATCACGGGCAGCGATTTCGGCTACTGGGAGAGCAGCAACATAACGGAACCGTGGATATTTATCCAGCGCGGCAGCGTCCCGCTCGGCATCTGCTGGCCGAAGACGCATCGCGTGCATATCGAGGGATGGTGCATCAGCCTCGAAGCTTCTTTTGGAAAATTGGCGCCGGGAGAGAGGGCTGTCTCGAAGCCCCTTCATCTGACGATGGGCGGATATACAGACTGGACCCGCTTCCGCGCCTTCGCGATGCAGGAGCCGGACATCCGCTCCGATCTCCGGCTTACCGATCCGATCGAGCTGATCCTGAACGGAAATAATCCGGTGCTCCGCTCGAATCCGAACATGACGATCCAGGATCACCGGTTGGTGCAGAGCGAGGGAACGATCTCGGTCCAACTGCGCCGGGAGCCCCATGCGGCCGCGCTTCAGTTGGACATCGACGACTCCGGACTCACAAGCTGCACCCTTCCGGCCCCGCAGCAGAGCATGGATGTCGTCGATGTGGCGGTTCATCTGCCGACGCATGACGTGAAGCGAAGCTCCGTCGTGCTGATGCCGTCGGACGATCCGATTCGATTCGAACGGCAGGAAGGACAAGCCGGACCGGCCTATTCAGCGGACAATGGCGTGCTGCGAGTGGCGGCGTCCCCTTCCTTCTATCCCGGCCTTCACTCCCTGCAAGCGGGCGGCGAGGAATGGTTGTCCAGCGGCTATCCGCTGCACGGGCCGCGCTCCTGGTGGAATCCGTATATCGGAGGTCTGATGTACGACATCGGCGAGCTGAGTCCGCTCTCGATCCTGAAGGAGAGGAGCTCGGCGGAATTCGTTGCCCGCCGGGACTGCTTCGGGAACGAATGGCAGGGCTTGAAGCTGACGCTGGACATCCGCCGGCATGACATCTACAAAGGCTTGAAGCTGCATCAATATTTTCTGATGCTGTCCCGCGTGCCCGTCCTGTGCGCCTTCTCCGAGATCGAGCAGAATACGGGCCTCAGCCTCGATCATCTGGACTGGAACACATCCATATTCATTCAGCCAGGCGAGTCGCTGGAGGGCTTGCGGATCTCTGTAAAGGATCATGACGGCTCCCGCCGCATCTTCCGCCCAGGCAAGGGGGAGCTCGAACTGCCGGAAGCGCGGCAGCTTGTCTTCGCAGCGGACAACCGGGAGCAGCAGCTTCATGTCTTGATGGATGCGGACGAGCGCCATCCGCTCATCTATGCCAATACTGAGATATGTCAGGTGGAGTACGAGCGCGAACGCCGCATCCCGAACGGAGCCTGCGTCCGAACGGATCCGTTGTTCCTCCTGTTCTCCCCTGACGGCATCGAATTCGAAGCGATGGCTTCATTACAACAGATCCGGTTCCCGGACGAGAAAGGAAGCGATGCGAATGAAGATCATTGA
- a CDS encoding MerR family transcriptional regulator, protein MRISELSRLTGVSIRSLRYYEDKGLLAPSRTDSGYRVYGEEDVERVRQIQFYLHMGVHTEELASLFQRCAGFPGNGEPACAEEAIAFYERKLRDIRRQKRLLEQAEQDICGMLEHWTSARNVPVGRRGTEPMLRLDHVTLAVRDLDAAVEQISRRTGARFARPVEAFPGAQAQVAYFGAGFLEVIAIAEPDKLRATPLGRAFAAFAESREGIFGVALEITGGMTAFVEEAKKRGAAYVGPWQQQAPLEDGSCIPFGTAFLRYDMPWLIEYERSRTWDSPLRLCGVDVAATDPLAQAGQYRQAYRLAEPASIGAYAYEWELDRGKIRLLPREKGQPAGFAAVLIGDAEREYRIGFTPESGMEIAVSPWAELADVD, encoded by the coding sequence ATGCGCATCAGTGAACTGTCGCGCTTAACGGGAGTCAGCATCCGTTCCTTGCGATATTACGAAGACAAAGGGCTGCTTGCTCCCTCGCGCACCGATAGCGGATATCGGGTATACGGGGAGGAAGACGTTGAACGCGTGCGGCAGATTCAGTTCTATTTGCATATGGGAGTTCATACGGAGGAATTGGCCAGCTTGTTTCAGCGATGCGCCGGCTTTCCCGGCAATGGGGAACCGGCATGCGCGGAGGAAGCGATCGCTTTTTATGAGCGCAAGCTTCGCGATATCCGCCGACAGAAGCGTCTTTTGGAGCAGGCGGAGCAGGACATCTGCGGCATGCTGGAGCATTGGACCTCCGCTCGGAATGTCCCTGTTGGACGGAGGGGAACAGAGCCTATGTTGAGGCTGGATCATGTGACTTTAGCTGTTCGCGACCTGGACGCGGCTGTAGAACAGATAAGCAGGAGGACCGGAGCGCGGTTTGCGAGGCCGGTGGAGGCATTTCCCGGCGCGCAGGCGCAGGTTGCCTATTTCGGCGCCGGATTTTTAGAGGTGATCGCGATAGCGGAGCCGGACAAGCTGCGGGCAACGCCGTTGGGACGAGCTTTTGCGGCGTTCGCCGAGAGCCGGGAAGGCATTTTTGGGGTGGCGCTGGAGATCACTGGCGGCATGACCGCCTTCGTCGAGGAAGCGAAGAAGCGAGGCGCCGCTTACGTGGGGCCTTGGCAGCAGCAAGCGCCATTGGAGGACGGCTCGTGCATTCCATTCGGCACGGCCTTCCTTCGTTACGATATGCCGTGGCTGATTGAATATGAACGGTCCCGGACCTGGGACAGCCCGCTGCGGTTATGCGGTGTCGATGTGGCCGCAACTGATCCGCTTGCCCAGGCGGGCCAATACCGTCAGGCATACCGGCTGGCGGAGCCTGCCAGCATCGGAGCGTACGCCTATGAATGGGAGCTTGATCGTGGGAAGATTCGGCTGCTTCCCCGGGAAAAGGGACAGCCGGCCGGCTTCGCGGCGGTCTTGATCGGGGATGCGGAGCGGGAATACCGGATTGGATTCACACCGGAATCCGGCATGGAGATTGCCGTATCCCCCTGGGCTGAACTGGCTGACGTGGATTGA